A single window of Candidatus Kryptoniota bacterium DNA harbors:
- a CDS encoding T9SS type A sorting domain-containing protein: MRNLLRFLLAGFCLIMGVNQLHAQWVRTNGPYGGDIGAFAVSGTNLFVGTWGSGVYLSTDNGITWIADTAGLRYKNIYTLAVSGTNLFAGTDGGVYLSTDNGTSWTLDTAGMSYKIVDAIALSGTNLFAGTWGAGVFLSTNNGATWTPDTTGLTNKNVHALAVSGTNLFAGTWGGVYISTNNGTSWTADTTGLANKEVYTLLVSGTNLLAGTYGGAFLSTNSGTTWTNVTAGLTNADVKALIVSGTNLFAGTWGGGVYLSTNNGASWTPATAGLTNTDVQAIAVSGTNLFAGTIGGGVFLSTNNGSSWTQLTQIGLYPEVAALVLNGTSLLAASNDAGVFLSTDDGASWTTANTGITSPYVNGFAVSGSDLFAATGGGAFLSTNNGTSWTQSGLKDTTVCALAVSGANLFAATPNVGVLISTNNGSSWIAVNTGLTNTDAYALAVSGSNLFAGTQGGGVFLSTNNGASWTAVNTGLTNYGISALAVSGTNLFAGTEGGGAFLSTDNGSSWTQTTLTSTTIWGFGVSGTNVFAGTVESGVYLTTDNGGSWTQVSTGLTNTNVQDFAFSSTTLYAGTWQGGVWKRPLSEMITGIKGTNGDLPTEFSLSQNFPNPFNPTTVLRYALPKNSHVSINVYDLIGQKVSTLVDGEETQGYHEVAFDGSRFASGVYLIRLNAPGVTITRKMLMAK; this comes from the coding sequence ATGAGAAACCTTTTAAGATTTCTGTTGGCGGGATTCTGCCTAATCATGGGTGTGAATCAATTGCATGCTCAATGGGTTCGAACGAACGGTCCATATGGAGGCGACATTGGAGCCTTTGCAGTCTCCGGCACAAATCTCTTTGTGGGGACTTGGGGCAGCGGCGTCTATCTTTCTACCGACAACGGCATAACCTGGATTGCAGACACTGCGGGTTTGAGGTATAAAAATATCTATACTCTTGCCGTATCGGGCACGAACCTTTTTGCTGGGACCGATGGCGGCGTCTATCTTTCTACCGACAACGGCACAAGCTGGACCTTAGACACTGCAGGGATGTCTTATAAGATTGTCGATGCAATTGCGTTGTCGGGCACGAATCTCTTTGCCGGGACCTGGGGCGCCGGGGTCTTTCTCTCTACCAACAATGGCGCTACGTGGACTCCAGACACAACGGGATTGACGAACAAAAATGTCCACGCTCTTGCGGTATCGGGCACGAATCTCTTTGCCGGGACTTGGGGCGGCGTCTATATTTCCACCAATAACGGCACAAGCTGGACTGCCGATACGACAGGATTAGCGAATAAAGAGGTGTATACTCTTTTGGTATCGGGCACGAATCTCCTTGCCGGGACTTACGGCGGCGCCTTTCTTTCCACGAACAGCGGCACAACGTGGACAAATGTCACCGCAGGATTGACGAATGCTGATGTCAAAGCCCTTATCGTATCGGGCACGAATCTCTTTGCCGGTACCTGGGGCGGCGGTGTCTATCTTTCCACCAACAACGGTGCAAGTTGGACTCCAGCCACAGCAGGCTTGACGAACACTGATGTTCAAGCTATTGCTGTTTCCGGCACGAATCTCTTTGCAGGGACTATCGGTGGCGGTGTCTTCCTCTCTACCAACAATGGCAGCAGCTGGACACAGCTCACACAGATTGGCCTGTATCCCGAAGTTGCCGCTCTTGTTCTGAATGGGACCAGCCTCCTTGCAGCGTCAAATGACGCAGGTGTCTTTCTCTCCACCGACGACGGCGCAAGTTGGACCACTGCAAATACTGGCATAACAAGCCCATATGTCAATGGTTTTGCCGTGAGCGGCAGCGACCTCTTTGCCGCCACCGGCGGCGGAGCATTTCTCTCGACCAACAACGGAACAAGCTGGACCCAGTCCGGCTTAAAGGACACCACGGTCTGTGCTCTTGCTGTGAGCGGCGCCAACCTATTTGCTGCGACTCCGAATGTCGGAGTTCTCATCTCCACCAACAATGGCTCAAGCTGGATCGCTGTTAATACCGGCTTGACAAATACAGATGCCTATGCTCTTGCCGTCAGCGGCTCGAACCTCTTTGCCGGGACCCAGGGTGGCGGTGTTTTCCTATCCACCAACAACGGCGCAAGCTGGACAGCAGTCAACACGGGTTTGACAAACTACGGTATTAGTGCTCTTGCCGTCAGCGGAACAAACCTCTTTGCCGGGACTGAAGGTGGCGGCGCCTTTTTATCCACAGACAACGGGAGCAGCTGGACACAAACGACCTTGACAAGTACTACAATCTGGGGTTTTGGCGTCAGTGGTACCAACGTCTTTGCAGGGACCGTTGAGAGCGGTGTCTATCTCACCACGGACAATGGCGGCAGCTGGACTCAAGTCAGTACCGGCTTGACAAACACTAACGTTCAAGATTTTGCCTTCAGTAGCACCACTCTTTATGCAGGGACCTGGCAAGGCGGCGTTTGGAAACGACCACTATCTGAGATGATCACCGGAATCAAAGGAACAAATGGCGACCTCCCGACAGAATTCTCTCTGTCTCAGAATTTTCCAAATCCGTTCAATCCGACTACGGTGTTAAGATATGCTCTGCCCAAGAACTCGCATGTCTCGATCAATGTCTACGATCTCATCGGACAAAAAGTGAGCACTCTTGTCGATGGCGAAGAGACACAGGGCTATCATGAAGTTGCGTTCGACGGATCAAGATTTGCGAGCGGCGTCTATCTTATCAGGCTTAACGCACCTGGTGTAACTATCACCAGAAAGATGCTGATGGCCAAATGA
- a CDS encoding GTP cyclohydrolase, FolE2/MptA family: MSEEKRFLADVGIRDLPLPIKVLSKSFPDGQPTVANLSVSARIMQEFEAGWIDRVIQILHRHRGTIGTKALKQNIGDYIRELNATMVRIDFEYPFFVEKITPVSKEKCMTRYICTYSAKITSIESVKVLFKISVPVITTYPKSFSNDEHRGLFGQLSTVVVETESSQDIYPEDLIDMVDRHSLVPLYSFLTDEDQNFVIRKIHSERKDSVLMLDEIKEELSRIENLDWFAVHCLNYGMLHSYSTVIANEKAVWFPGGGFGGGSL; this comes from the coding sequence ATGTCTGAAGAAAAGAGATTTCTCGCTGATGTCGGCATAAGAGATCTTCCACTTCCAATTAAAGTGCTGTCCAAATCGTTTCCTGATGGTCAGCCGACAGTCGCCAATCTTTCTGTGAGCGCAAGGATTATGCAGGAGTTCGAGGCCGGCTGGATAGATAGGGTAATCCAGATCCTGCACCGCCATCGTGGAACGATAGGTACGAAGGCGTTGAAACAAAATATAGGGGACTACATAAGGGAGCTTAATGCCACTATGGTGAGAATAGATTTCGAGTATCCTTTCTTCGTCGAAAAAATAACACCGGTATCAAAAGAAAAGTGTATGACGCGCTATATTTGTACTTATTCCGCCAAGATCACAAGCATCGAGTCGGTAAAGGTCCTCTTTAAGATCAGTGTTCCTGTCATCACGACCTATCCCAAGTCTTTCAGCAATGATGAGCATAGGGGTTTGTTCGGACAGCTCAGCACGGTCGTAGTAGAAACTGAGTCGAGTCAGGATATTTATCCCGAAGACCTGATAGATATGGTCGATCGTCATTCGCTTGTTCCGCTTTATTCCTTCCTGACCGATGAAGATCAGAATTTTGTAATACGAAAGATTCATTCCGAACGCAAGGACAGCGTCCTGATGCTTGATGAGATAAAGGAAGAACTTTCCCGCATCGAGAACCTCGATTGGTTTGCAGTGCATTGCCTCAACTACGGGATGCTGCACTCATACAGCACCGTGATAGCGAATGAAAAGGCGGTCTGGTTCCCCGGTGGTGGGTTCGGAGGCGGTTCGCTCTGA